From a single Prionailurus bengalensis isolate Pbe53 chromosome A1, Fcat_Pben_1.1_paternal_pri, whole genome shotgun sequence genomic region:
- the SKP1 gene encoding LOW QUALITY PROTEIN: S-phase kinase-associated protein 1 (The sequence of the model RefSeq protein was modified relative to this genomic sequence to represent the inferred CDS: inserted 1 base in 1 codon): MPSIKLQSSDGEIFEVDVEIAKQSVTIKTMLEDLGMDDEGDDDPVPLPNVNAAILKKVIQWCTHHKDXPPPPEDDENKEKRTDDIPVWDQEFLKVDQGTLFELILAANYLDIKGLLDVTCKTVANMIKGKTPEEIRKTFNIKNDFTEEEEAQVRKENQWCEEK, translated from the exons atgcctTCAATTAAGTTGCAGAGTTCTGATGGAGAGATATTTGAAGTTGATGTTGAAATTGCCAAACAGTCTGTGACTATCAAGACCATGTTGGAAG ATTTGGGAATGGATGACGAAGGAGATGATGACCCAGTTCCTCTACCAAATGTTAATGCAGCAATATTAAAAAAG GTCATTCAATGGTGCACCCACCACAAGG GACCCCCTCCTCCTGAGGATGATGAGAACAAAGAAAAGCGAACAGATGATATCCCTGTTTGGGACCAAGAATTCCTGAAAGTTGACCAAGGAACACTTTTTGAACTTATTCTG GCTGCAAACTACTTAGACATTAAAGGTTTGCTTGATGTTACATGCAAGACTGTTGCCAATATGATCAAGGGGAAAACTCCTGAGGAGATTCGCAAGACCTTCAATATCAAAAATGATTTTACTGAAGAAGAGGAAGCCCAG GTACGCAAAGAGAACCAGTGGTGTGAAGAGAAGTGA